The Capra hircus breed San Clemente chromosome 2, ASM170441v1, whole genome shotgun sequence genome window below encodes:
- the SCG2 gene encoding secretogranin-2 yields the protein MAEAKTHWLGAVLSLIPLIFLLSEAEAASFQRNQLLQKEPDLRLENVQRFPSPEMIRALEYIEKLRQQAHKEESSPDYNPYQGVSVPLQQKENGDLPGSSRDSLSEDEWMKIIAEALRQAENEPQSAPKENRPYTLNSEKSFPMDMPDDYETQQWAERKLKHMRFPPMYEENSRDNPFKRTNEMVEEQYTPQNLATLESVFQELGKLTGPNNQKHERADEEQKLYTDDEDDIYKANNIAYEDVVGGEDWNPVEEKIESQTQEEVRDSKENADKTEQINDEMKRSGQLGLQDEDLRKESKDQLSDDVSKVIAYLKRLVTAAGGGRSQNGQTGERATRLFEKPLDPQSIYQLIEISRNLQIPPEDLIDMLKTGEKPVEPEQELEIPVEPEDISEVDLDHPDLFQNKMLSKNGYPRAPGHGVAEALPEGLSVEDILNLLGMESAANPKPPYFPNQYNREKVLSRLPYGPGRSKANQLPKAVWMPDVENRQMAYENLNDKDQELGEYLARMLVKYPEIMNANPVKRVPSQGSTEDDRQGENQIEQALKEHLSQHSSQETDKLASVSKRLPVGTPKSDDTSNRPYLDEDLLVKVLEYLNQEKAEKGREHIAKRAMENM from the coding sequence ATGGCAGAAGCTAAGACTCACTGGCTTGGAGCAGTCCTGTCTCTCAtccctttaattttcctcctctctgaagctgaagctgcttcATTTCAGAGAAACCAGCTGCTTCAGAAGGAACCAGATCTCAGATTGGAAAATGTCCAAAGGTTTCCCAGTCCTGAAATGATCAGGGCTTTGGAGTACATAGAAAAGCTCCGACAACAAGCTCACAAAGAAGAGAGCAGCCCAGACTACAACCCCTACCAAGGTGTTTCTGTTCCCCTTCAGCAAAAAGAAAACGGTGACTTGCCAGGAAGTTCGAGGGATTCCCTGAGtgaagatgaatggatgaagataaTAGCTGAAGCTTTGAGACAGGCTGAAAATGAGCCCCAGTCTGCCCCAAAGGAAAACAGGCCTTATACTTTGAATTCAGAGAAGAGCTTTCCAATGGACATGCCTGATGATTATGAGACTCAACAGTGGGCAGAGAGAAAGCTCAAGCACATGAGATTCCCTCCTATGTAtgaagagaattccagggacaaccCCTTCAAACGCACAAATGAAATGGTGGAAGAGCAATACACTCCTCAAAATCTTGCTACATTGGAGTCTGTCTTCCAAGAGCTGGGGAAACTGACGGGACCAAACAACCAGAAGCATGAGAGGGCTGACGAGGAGCAAAAACTTTACACAGACGATGAAGATGATATCTACAAGGCTAATAACATTGCCTATGAAGACGTGGTTGGGGGAGAAGATTGGAACccagtagaggaaaaaatagagagTCAAACTCAGGAAGAGGTAAGAGACAGCAAAGAGAatgcagacaaaactgagcaaatcAATGACGAAATGAAGCGTTCCGGGCAGCTGGGCCTCCAAGATGAAGATCTCCGGAAAGAGAGTAAAGACCAACTCTCAGATGATGTCTCCAAAGTAATTGCTTATCTGAAAAGGTTAGTGACTGCTGCAGGAGGTGGGAGGTCCCAGAATGGGCAAACTGGGGAAAGAGCAACCAGGCTCTTTGAGAAACCACTTGATCCTCAATCTATTTATCAGCTGATTGAAATCTCAAGGAATTTACAGATACCCCCTGAAGACTTGATTGACATGCTCAAAACTGGAGAGAAGCCAGTGGAACCAGAACAGGAGCTTGAGATTCCTGTTGAACCTGAAGACATCTCAGAGGTTGACTTAGACCATCCAGATCTGTTCCAAAATAAGATGCTCTCCAAGAATGGCTACCCCAGAGCACCTGGTCATGGTGTGGCAGAGGCCCTACCAGAAGGGCTCAGTGTGGAGGACATTCTAAATCTTTTAGGGATGGAGAGTGCTGCAAATCCAAAGCCTCCATATTTTCCTAATCAGTATAACCGAGAGAAAGTTCTGTCAAGACTGCCCTATGGTCCTGGAAGATCTAAAGCTAACCAGCTCCCCAAAGCTGTCTGGATGCCAGATGTTGAAAACAGACAGATGGCATATGAGAACCTGAATGACAAGGATCAAGAATTAGGAGAGTACTTGGCCAGGATGCTGGTTAAATACCCTGAGATCATGAATGCCAACCCAGTGAAGCGAGTTCCCAGTCAAGGCTCAACTGAAGATGATCGACAGGGTGAGAACCAAATCGAGCAGGCCCTCAAAGAGCATTTGAGTCAACACAGCTCTCAGGAGACTGACAAACTGGCCTCGGTAAGCAAAAGGCTCCCTGTAGGGACCCCAAAGAGTGATGATACTTCCAACAGACCGTACTTAGATGAAGATCTGTTAGTGAAAGTGCTGGAATACCTCAAccaagaaaaggcagaaaagggAAGGGAGCACATTGCTAAGAGAGCAATGGAAAATATGTAA